One Campylobacter concisus DNA segment encodes these proteins:
- a CDS encoding histidine kinase yields MRVSKFLVLLPIFLAAITCFYNGVLYFDKFKISYGINSEVKRESLIRKVTDAIVSERIAYERYEKTRSPQDEMALREANAAKNLVVKNLLNSLSNTPDDIRMRDRLNEVLKNANASWESSNLSFLSFVELANSAVESGQILFRDVALDIDIKRHILSLLRTYELLQNVNTTKEHILAVLMGKEKITESSLKQSLDSLKYNDINANLLPNGDIKDNIIRDIDRLENIETTQGYDEIRLKLRLNNELTRDEILQIYTFEGNRAKLFSKIANVLSDELKRLNDNFRVKVLSLIFLMFFLSLWLFYAGYKTYIWLKALEILNKKMKLVRDEVLKRGDRNPQNLIESFITLYKELLQKYEQERSFTAIKDRLLVRLNKKFYLSKEQILSSVATLKKDENVVKNELLFENLEKNSQIIALNYSNIKGLLDSKNGEVGLNLKPFNPQILFSNILEAQMPFTQEKKLNFLTYLDANISDELEGDSEKISVVFGSIMQAVVTKCDKFANLIVEIKNVSDALSQSGLLLIETKIRTNQIFINEEQIKALNAEDENEINDEESEFYLRLAGFYLKLFNSSLDISTLGGAGNEFKFILSLKKVQKLQNFSLNHELRIAYLPDINAKYNEFFAATLEDMGLRFQNIISNNQALAKNYDIVFARQSASKNINIKNVVLLKDPLTPLSVARLVYMEKNRGESLTEEKVLFLLCDKNPLSLEMFSRAFSFLDCEVIGVSSHKELKQALLLNRFNAVFIDASFFENGVANFVKEIRSLQEEKINLVAVVSNTSNIPERELLPAFDEKIRKPFSKDDLNQILPKFIKNYKPSKENRYFSKNENIVIYKSTKLENKIFAGALGEFQNTLEIANSFSELLIKIKTKPCSLALVDEAAEGFDIKELIATISELRSGLKLDARVLLFSNNLELKNQKEYIKILSPSVSKIELTNFVKSELSEINSTQNELKNNFKFIKFKS; encoded by the coding sequence ATGAGGGTTAGTAAATTTTTGGTTCTTTTGCCGATATTTTTGGCTGCTATCACTTGCTTTTATAATGGCGTGCTCTACTTTGATAAATTTAAGATCTCTTATGGCATAAATAGCGAGGTAAAAAGAGAAAGTTTAATAAGAAAAGTCACAGATGCTATCGTTTCAGAAAGAATTGCTTACGAAAGATATGAAAAAACTAGGTCGCCACAAGATGAGATGGCTTTAAGAGAGGCAAATGCTGCTAAAAATTTGGTAGTAAAAAATTTATTAAATAGCCTTTCTAACACACCAGATGACATAAGAATGAGAGATAGGCTAAATGAGGTTTTAAAAAACGCAAATGCAAGCTGGGAGAGCTCTAATCTCTCGTTTCTTAGCTTTGTTGAGTTAGCAAATTCTGCTGTTGAAAGTGGGCAAATTTTATTTAGAGATGTTGCTTTAGACATTGATATCAAGCGTCATATACTCTCTTTACTTAGAACCTATGAGCTGCTTCAAAATGTAAATACCACAAAAGAGCATATCTTGGCTGTGCTTATGGGCAAAGAAAAAATTACCGAAAGTTCGCTAAAACAATCTCTAGATAGCCTTAAATACAACGATATAAATGCAAATTTACTCCCAAATGGCGACATAAAAGACAACATAATAAGAGATATAGATAGGCTTGAAAACATAGAGACCACGCAGGGCTATGACGAGATCCGCCTTAAGCTAAGGCTAAACAATGAGCTAACACGTGATGAAATTTTGCAGATATATACCTTTGAAGGCAATAGAGCCAAGCTCTTTAGCAAGATAGCAAATGTCTTAAGTGACGAGCTAAAGAGACTAAATGATAACTTTAGAGTAAAGGTGCTTAGTCTAATATTTTTGATGTTTTTTCTATCGCTTTGGCTCTTTTACGCTGGCTATAAAACATACATCTGGCTAAAAGCTCTAGAAATTTTAAACAAAAAAATGAAGCTTGTAAGAGATGAGGTTTTAAAAAGAGGGGATAGAAATCCACAAAATTTAATAGAAAGCTTCATAACCCTATATAAAGAGCTACTTCAAAAGTATGAGCAAGAAAGAAGCTTTACAGCGATAAAAGATAGGCTACTAGTTAGGCTAAATAAGAAATTTTACCTCTCAAAAGAGCAAATTTTAAGCTCGGTCGCTACCCTAAAAAAAGATGAAAACGTGGTAAAAAATGAGCTTCTTTTTGAAAATTTAGAAAAAAATAGCCAAATAATCGCGCTAAATTATAGCAATATAAAAGGCTTGCTTGATAGCAAAAATGGCGAAGTTGGACTAAATTTAAAGCCATTTAACCCACAAATTTTGTTTTCAAACATCCTTGAAGCGCAGATGCCTTTTACGCAAGAAAAAAAGCTAAATTTCTTAACCTATCTTGATGCAAACATTAGCGACGAGCTAGAGGGCGATAGCGAGAAGATAAGCGTCGTCTTTGGTTCTATCATGCAAGCTGTCGTGACAAAATGCGATAAATTTGCCAACTTGATAGTGGAGATAAAAAATGTCAGCGACGCTCTTAGCCAAAGTGGTCTTTTGCTAATCGAAACAAAGATAAGGACAAATCAAATTTTCATAAATGAAGAGCAGATAAAAGCACTAAACGCAGAAGATGAAAATGAGATAAATGACGAAGAGAGCGAGTTTTATCTAAGACTTGCCGGCTTTTATCTAAAGCTTTTTAACTCAAGCCTTGACATAAGCACGCTTGGCGGAGCTGGCAATGAATTTAAATTTATCCTTAGCCTAAAAAAGGTGCAAAAACTGCAAAATTTCAGCCTAAATCACGAGCTAAGGATCGCGTATCTGCCTGATATAAATGCAAAATATAATGAATTTTTCGCAGCCACTTTAGAAGATATGGGGCTTAGGTTTCAAAATATCATCTCAAACAACCAAGCACTAGCGAAAAACTACGACATCGTCTTTGCAAGGCAGAGTGCTAGTAAAAATATAAATATAAAAAATGTGGTCTTGCTAAAAGATCCACTCACGCCACTTAGCGTTGCGCGGCTTGTCTATATGGAGAAAAATAGGGGCGAGAGCTTGACTGAAGAGAAAGTGCTCTTTCTACTATGCGATAAAAATCCGCTTAGTCTTGAGATGTTTTCGCGCGCTTTTAGCTTCTTAGACTGCGAAGTCATAGGCGTTAGCAGCCATAAAGAGCTTAAGCAAGCACTACTTTTAAATAGATTTAACGCGGTTTTTATCGATGCTTCATTTTTTGAAAATGGCGTGGCAAATTTCGTAAAAGAGATAAGATCGCTTCAAGAAGAGAAGATAAATTTAGTCGCTGTGGTCTCAAACACCTCAAATATCCCTGAAAGAGAGCTGCTACCTGCTTTTGATGAGAAGATCAGAAAGCCTTTTAGTAAAGATGATCTAAATCAAATTTTGCCTAAATTTATCAAAAACTATAAGCCAAGCAAAGAAAATAGATACTTTAGCAAAAATGAAAATATAGTGATTTACAAGAGTACGAAGCTTGAAAATAAGATATTTGCTGGCGCTCTTGGCGAGTTTCAAAACACGCTTGAGATCGCAAATAGCTTTAGCGAGCTTTTGATAAAGATAAAGACAAAACCTTGCTCGCTAGCACTTGTGGATGAAGCAGCGGAGGGCTTTGATATAAAAGAGCTAATAGCCACGATATCTGAGCTTAGATCGGGACTAAAGCTAGATGCTAGAGTGCTACTTTTTAGCAACAACTTGGAGCTTAAAAATCAAAAAGAATATATAAAAATCCTATCTCCAAGCGTTAGCAAGATAGAGCTTACAAACTTCGTAAAATCAGAGCTTAGCGAGATAAATTCGACCCAAAATGAACTAAAGAACAACTTTAAGTTTATAAAATTTAAGAGTTGA
- the pheS gene encoding phenylalanine--tRNA ligase subunit alpha, with the protein MQDFIHKIKNEISTLDDLEKVRVEIFGKKGILAQGFAKLKELGEDEKKEFAANLNKQRDELSALIEAKKAELSEQEIDNKMKKEAADITLFNEPVASGALHPVMATMDKIIEYFLALNFSLETGPLIEDDFHNFEALNLPKYHPARDMQDTFYLDDFRLLRTHTSPVQVRTMLNQKPPIRMIAPGTVFRRDMDLTHTPMFHQVEGLVVEDAEKVSFANLKSMLEGFLKHMFGDVEVRFRPSFFPFTEPSAEVDISCIFCHGKGCRVCKQTTWLEVLGCGVVDPNVFKAVGYKNVSGYAFGLGVERFAMLLHRVPDLRSLFEGDLRLLEQFK; encoded by the coding sequence TTGCAAGATTTCATTCATAAAATCAAAAATGAAATTTCAACTCTTGATGATTTAGAGAAGGTCAGGGTAGAAATTTTTGGCAAAAAGGGCATCTTGGCGCAAGGTTTTGCAAAGCTAAAAGAGCTTGGCGAGGATGAGAAAAAGGAATTTGCAGCAAATTTAAACAAGCAAAGAGATGAGCTAAGCGCGCTTATAGAAGCTAAAAAGGCCGAGCTTAGCGAGCAAGAGATAGATAACAAAATGAAAAAAGAGGCCGCTGATATCACTCTTTTTAACGAGCCTGTTGCTAGCGGGGCACTGCACCCTGTGATGGCCACGATGGATAAGATAATTGAATATTTTTTAGCTCTAAATTTCTCGCTCGAGACTGGGCCGCTTATAGAAGATGATTTTCACAACTTTGAGGCGCTAAATTTACCAAAATACCACCCAGCAAGGGATATGCAAGATACATTTTACCTGGATGATTTTAGACTTTTAAGGACGCATACGAGCCCAGTTCAGGTGCGAACTATGTTAAATCAAAAGCCACCTATCCGCATGATAGCGCCTGGCACTGTCTTTAGACGTGATATGGACTTAACGCATACACCGATGTTTCACCAGGTTGAGGGCCTTGTGGTGGAGGACGCTGAGAAAGTTAGCTTTGCAAATTTAAAATCAATGCTAGAGGGCTTTTTAAAGCACATGTTTGGCGACGTTGAAGTGCGTTTTCGCCCTAGCTTCTTTCCATTTACGGAGCCTAGCGCTGAGGTTGATATTAGTTGTATATTCTGCCACGGCAAGGGCTGCAGGGTGTGCAAGCAGACTACTTGGCTCGAGGTGCTTGGATGCGGCGTCGTCGATCCAAATGTATTTAAGGCGGTTGGCTATAAAAATGTAAGCGGATATGCCTTTGGCCTTGGAGTTGAGAGATTTGCGATGTTGCTTCATAGGGTGCCTGATCTAAGGTCACTTTTTGAGGGAGATTTAAGATTGTTGGAGCAGTTTAAATGA
- a CDS encoding histidine triad nucleotide-binding protein, whose product MTIFEKIVAGEIPCNKVLESEKFLAFNDINPKAPIHILIIPKKHYKNFQEMDPVLMGEMTKFIQEVASLMGVDKSGYRLITNCGENGGQEVMHLHFHLLAGAKLGWSEGVADPQSTF is encoded by the coding sequence ATGACCATATTTGAAAAGATCGTTGCTGGTGAAATTCCTTGTAACAAAGTGCTTGAGAGCGAGAAATTTCTAGCTTTTAACGACATCAACCCAAAAGCGCCGATCCACATCCTCATCATCCCTAAAAAACACTACAAAAACTTCCAAGAGATGGACCCAGTTTTGATGGGTGAGATGACTAAATTTATCCAAGAAGTGGCGAGCTTAATGGGCGTTGATAAGAGCGGATACCGTCTCATAACAAACTGCGGTGAAAACGGCGGTCAAGAGGTCATGCACCTACACTTTCACCTACTTGCTGGCGCAAAACTTGGCTGGAGCGAAGGCGTAGCTGATCCACAAAGCACATTTTAA
- a CDS encoding LptM family lipoprotein yields the protein MDSIYHKFGVFHKAILSSFILIFALFALSGCGYKDDPFYGDAPVKEKKTDKINKI from the coding sequence GTGGATAGCATCTATCATAAATTTGGCGTCTTTCATAAGGCAATCTTATCATCTTTTATTTTAATTTTCGCTCTTTTTGCACTTAGTGGTTGCGGCTACAAGGACGATCCATTTTATGGCGATGCACCTGTAAAAGAGAAAAAAACTGACAAGATCAATAAAATTTGA
- the uvrC gene encoding excinuclease ABC subunit UvrC — MLIDEIRTLPNEPGVYQYFDAQNRLLYVGKAKILKNRVKSYFKFTPSLAPAEKLSPRISKMISEAVHLEYIVTPSEADALILENSFIKQLKPKYNILLRDDKTYPYIFINLNDEFPRFEITRKVVKGSNIRYFGPYFSGAGELLEALYLNFNLVQKKSCIKGKKACLFYQLKRCYAPCEGKISKENYAKIVADATAALQNPNLLIARLEELMLNYAKAEDYEQAAATRDKMQTLKNMQTKVEVDLAKLEDFEAYSVACVHDMICAVRFSVQSGKITGVKTDITQAKNAQKDEINEAYKQAILKSFIAGQPIISTKIYVNESFEDSELVEEILNERFGRKFSITCPKIGDKRKICEIATKNAEVSIEKYLKTHDNELLNEIKEYFNLAHTPYVVEAYDNSHLFGEASVGAMVRYEHGEWAKQNYRHMHLGSKNDYDQMRESLTARALRFDKLSPPDLWVIDGGEALLSLACEILASSGANVDVIAISKEKIDAKAHRAKGEAKDKIYTKNGSFSLSTSDKKLQFFQKMRDESHRFVISFHRKTRQKNDMQRSVLRQAGVSEGSIAKLISFYGSFDKISEANLDEVAKIINKSVAAKLLTLKEGNLK, encoded by the coding sequence ATGCTAATAGACGAGATAAGAACGCTTCCAAATGAGCCTGGTGTATATCAATATTTTGACGCACAAAACAGACTTTTATATGTCGGCAAGGCCAAAATTTTAAAAAACAGGGTCAAAAGCTACTTTAAATTTACTCCAAGCCTAGCCCCAGCTGAAAAGCTAAGCCCAAGAATTTCAAAAATGATAAGCGAGGCCGTGCATCTTGAATACATCGTCACACCAAGCGAGGCAGACGCGCTCATACTTGAAAATTCATTCATCAAGCAGCTTAAGCCAAAATACAACATCTTGCTTCGTGACGACAAGACCTACCCTTATATCTTTATAAATTTAAACGATGAATTTCCGAGATTTGAGATCACCAGAAAGGTGGTAAAAGGCTCAAATATACGCTATTTTGGGCCATATTTTAGTGGAGCAGGAGAGCTTCTTGAGGCGCTTTATCTAAATTTCAACCTAGTTCAGAAAAAGTCTTGCATCAAAGGCAAAAAAGCCTGTCTTTTTTACCAGCTAAAACGCTGCTACGCCCCATGTGAGGGTAAAATTTCAAAAGAAAACTACGCCAAAATAGTCGCTGACGCTACAGCCGCTTTGCAAAATCCAAATTTGCTAATCGCTCGCCTTGAAGAGCTCATGCTAAACTACGCCAAAGCCGAAGACTACGAGCAAGCAGCCGCGACTAGAGATAAGATGCAAACGCTTAAAAATATGCAAACAAAGGTTGAAGTTGATCTAGCCAAGCTTGAGGACTTTGAGGCCTACTCAGTCGCTTGCGTGCATGATATGATCTGCGCGGTGAGATTTAGCGTGCAAAGTGGCAAGATAACAGGCGTAAAAACCGATATCACGCAAGCTAAAAACGCTCAAAAAGACGAGATAAACGAGGCTTATAAGCAGGCCATTTTAAAAAGCTTCATCGCTGGTCAGCCAATAATCAGCACCAAAATTTACGTCAATGAAAGCTTTGAAGATAGCGAGCTGGTGGAGGAAATTTTAAACGAGAGATTTGGGCGTAAATTTAGCATCACTTGCCCAAAAATAGGCGATAAGCGTAAAATTTGCGAGATCGCTACAAAAAACGCTGAAGTTAGCATCGAAAAATACCTAAAAACACACGATAACGAGCTACTAAACGAGATAAAAGAGTATTTTAATCTAGCTCACACGCCTTACGTGGTCGAAGCTTACGACAACTCACACCTTTTTGGCGAGGCGAGTGTCGGGGCGATGGTGCGCTATGAGCATGGCGAGTGGGCGAAGCAAAACTACCGCCACATGCATCTTGGCTCCAAAAACGACTACGATCAGATGAGAGAGAGCCTCACTGCTAGAGCACTTAGGTTTGACAAGCTTAGTCCGCCTGATCTTTGGGTCATTGATGGTGGCGAAGCACTTTTAAGCTTAGCCTGCGAAATTTTAGCAAGCAGTGGCGCAAACGTCGATGTGATCGCTATCTCAAAAGAGAAAATAGACGCCAAAGCTCACCGCGCAAAAGGCGAGGCGAAAGATAAAATTTATACAAAAAATGGCAGTTTTAGCCTAAGCACGAGTGATAAAAAGCTGCAGTTTTTCCAAAAAATGCGCGATGAGAGCCATAGATTTGTCATCAGTTTTCACAGAAAAACAAGGCAGAAAAACGATATGCAAAGATCAGTGCTAAGACAAGCTGGCGTATCTGAGGGCAGTATCGCAAAATTAATCAGCTTTTACGGAAGTTTTGATAAAATCAGCGAAGCAAATTTAGACGAAGTGGCAAAAATAATAAACAAAAGCGTAGCGGCAAAGCTTTTAACGCTCAAAGAAGGAAATTTGAAGTGA
- a CDS encoding site-specific integrase: MSASKDKERGTWKIYLRYVDWQGMKQIHTKRGFATKREALEYEREFLASKSRDLNMLFESFIEIYLNDLRPRIKYNTYLTKVHIIETKIIPYFAKKSIAEITAPDILQWQNELLKKSDSEGKSYSQTYLRTIQNQLNAILNHANKYYGLTSNPAHKTTKMGKSKAQEMLFWTKEEYEKFAESLKSKPVSYYAFEILYWCGIREGELLALSKDDFNLEKKTLTITKSFQRLKGKDYITSPKTEKSNRTIQLPQFLCDEMSDFFEMHYHLNAKSRLFNFTKSYLHHEMDRGCKLSGVKRIRVHDLRHSHVAYLIEQGFSPVVIAERLGHESISITLNYAHLYPSKQLEIIETIEKERN; encoded by the coding sequence GTGTCAGCCAGCAAGGATAAAGAAAGAGGCACATGGAAAATCTATTTAAGGTATGTTGATTGGCAAGGGATGAAACAGATTCACACAAAGCGTGGATTCGCTACAAAGAGAGAGGCTTTGGAGTATGAACGAGAGTTTTTGGCAAGTAAGTCGAGAGATTTGAATATGCTTTTTGAGTCATTTATTGAAATCTATTTGAATGATTTAAGACCGAGAATTAAATACAACACCTACTTAACAAAGGTGCATATTATAGAAACGAAAATAATACCTTACTTTGCCAAAAAATCTATAGCTGAAATAACGGCTCCGGATATTTTACAGTGGCAGAATGAATTACTTAAAAAATCTGATAGTGAAGGAAAGTCATATTCTCAAACTTATTTAAGAACGATTCAGAATCAATTAAATGCAATTCTTAACCATGCAAATAAATATTACGGATTAACAAGCAATCCCGCTCATAAAACAACTAAGATGGGAAAATCAAAGGCACAGGAAATGTTGTTTTGGACGAAAGAAGAGTATGAAAAATTTGCTGAAAGTCTTAAAAGCAAACCTGTCTCATATTATGCCTTTGAGATACTTTATTGGTGCGGCATTAGAGAAGGTGAATTGTTGGCATTGTCAAAAGATGACTTTAATCTGGAGAAGAAAACTCTAACAATTACTAAATCATTTCAAAGGTTAAAAGGAAAAGATTATATTACAAGTCCAAAGACAGAAAAAAGTAATAGAACAATTCAATTACCACAATTTCTATGTGATGAAATGTCAGATTTCTTTGAAATGCATTATCATCTGAATGCAAAGTCAAGACTCTTTAATTTTACAAAATCATATTTACATCATGAAATGGATAGAGGCTGTAAATTATCAGGAGTAAAAAGGATTAGAGTTCATGATTTAAGGCATTCTCATGTTGCTTATTTGATAGAGCAGGGTTTTTCTCCTGTGGTAATTGCAGAAAGATTAGGGCATGAAAGTATCTCGATAACCTTAAACTATGCACATTTATATCCGTCAAAGCAGTTGGAAATCATTGAAACGATAGAGAAAGAAAGGAATTAA
- a CDS encoding helix-turn-helix domain-containing protein, which produces MNNKTVSERLKYLRSINKKTQKEFAEFLGIPQPSMSAYENGKNNPTIDVLIEIADKCNVSLDWLAGRSDYTFGLSSMRDFVLFMYELAMKKEIGFEIIVEDKFPDNDIETDENKWNVKLVFYGNDKEHAFNADVCNILKELSDNLFDLESYSITKEQFDSMKNKSVEYYSLPLTQKEFEELSRDEILKKRIEYLKENNLL; this is translated from the coding sequence ATGAACAATAAAACTGTATCGGAACGATTAAAATATCTTCGTTCTATAAATAAAAAAACACAAAAGGAGTTTGCAGAATTTTTAGGAATCCCTCAACCGTCCATGTCTGCATACGAAAACGGAAAAAATAATCCTACAATAGATGTGCTTATAGAGATTGCCGATAAATGCAATGTATCTTTAGATTGGCTTGCCGGAAGAAGTGACTATACTTTCGGTCTTTCAAGCATGAGAGATTTTGTATTATTTATGTATGAACTGGCAATGAAAAAAGAAATCGGATTTGAAATAATTGTGGAAGATAAATTCCCTGATAATGACATTGAAACTGATGAAAATAAATGGAATGTTAAGCTTGTGTTCTATGGTAATGATAAAGAACACGCTTTTAATGCTGACGTATGTAATATCCTAAAAGAATTGTCTGATAATCTGTTTGACTTGGAGTCCTACTCTATTACAAAAGAACAGTTTGATTCTATGAAAAATAAATCCGTAGAGTATTATTCTCTACCACTTACACAGAAAGAATTTGAAGAACTGAGCCGTGATGAGATTTTAAAGAAGAGAATCGAGTATTTGAAAGAAAATAATTTGCTATAA
- the nhaD gene encoding sodium:proton antiporter NhaD, with protein sequence MRLFGLLGLFFALAFGADGEAAAIDLTTTWAGILSLIIFVVGYFFIAAEENFHIDKAKPAIFIGTFMFLLIGVYMLINGMDVHLLEHEVNHLILEIAQIVFFLMVAMTFIEALVERDVFNALKYNLVSKGYTYRKLFWLTGILAFFISPVADNLTTALILSTVLLTIDRNNTNFLVAGAINIVVAANAGGAWSPFGDITTLMVWAAGKSPFLDFFALFPASFIGWFVTAFLLSRIVPNTAPHFDVANEPKVVMKKGGKAVIFIGAFTIFCAVMMHQLFHLPAMWGMMFGFSLLSLYTYYFKKAHKDEEPMNVFHYMSKIENNTLFFFFGILAAVGALHFAGFLNYAVSLYDKFGSTPVNIGVGFLSAVVDNVPVMSAVLKANPAMGADVGESMSQWLLVTLTAGIGGSMISFGSAAGVGVMGKLKGIYTFGAHMKYAWMVVLGYIVSLIVWYVQFEIFHIYF encoded by the coding sequence ATGAGGTTATTTGGACTTCTAGGCTTGTTTTTTGCTTTAGCCTTTGGTGCTGATGGAGAAGCTGCGGCTATTGACTTAACTACTACATGGGCGGGAATTTTATCGCTTATCATTTTTGTTGTTGGATACTTTTTCATAGCAGCAGAAGAAAATTTTCACATCGACAAGGCAAAACCTGCCATCTTTATCGGCACTTTTATGTTTTTGCTAATCGGCGTTTATATGCTTATAAATGGCATGGATGTGCATTTGCTAGAGCACGAGGTAAATCACCTGATCTTAGAGATAGCTCAGATCGTTTTTTTCTTGATGGTAGCGATGACATTTATCGAGGCACTTGTTGAAAGAGATGTGTTTAACGCACTTAAATACAACCTAGTTTCAAAAGGCTACACTTACAGAAAGCTATTTTGGCTAACTGGAATTTTAGCGTTTTTCATTAGCCCAGTGGCTGATAACCTAACAACAGCGCTTATCCTATCAACCGTTCTTTTAACGATAGATAGAAATAATACAAATTTCCTAGTCGCAGGTGCGATAAATATCGTCGTAGCAGCAAACGCAGGCGGAGCGTGGAGTCCATTTGGCGACATCACTACACTTATGGTTTGGGCAGCTGGCAAGTCACCATTTTTAGACTTTTTTGCACTTTTCCCAGCTTCATTTATCGGCTGGTTTGTGACAGCGTTTTTACTTTCACGCATCGTGCCAAATACTGCACCTCATTTTGATGTGGCAAATGAGCCAAAAGTGGTTATGAAAAAGGGTGGTAAAGCGGTTATCTTCATAGGTGCATTTACTATCTTTTGTGCAGTTATGATGCACCAGCTATTTCACTTGCCAGCGATGTGGGGCATGATGTTTGGCTTCTCACTACTTAGCCTTTATACATATTATTTCAAAAAAGCTCACAAAGACGAAGAGCCTATGAATGTCTTTCACTATATGTCAAAGATCGAGAACAACACGCTATTTTTCTTCTTTGGAATTTTAGCTGCAGTTGGCGCTCTTCACTTTGCTGGATTTTTAAATTACGCTGTGTCACTTTATGATAAATTTGGCTCAACACCTGTAAATATCGGTGTTGGCTTCCTCTCAGCAGTCGTTGATAACGTCCCTGTTATGTCAGCTGTGCTAAAAGCAAATCCAGCCATGGGAGCTGATGTAGGCGAGTCTATGAGTCAGTGGCTACTTGTGACACTTACAGCTGGTATCGGCGGTTCGATGATTAGTTTTGGCTCAGCAGCTGGCGTTGGAGTAATGGGTAAATTAAAAGGAATTTATACCTTTGGTGCGCATATGAAATATGCATGGATGGTAGTTTTGGGATACATCGTATCACTCATTGTTTGGTATGTGCAGTTTGAAATTTTTCATATCTACTTTTAA
- the guaA gene encoding glutamine-hydrolyzing GMP synthase, which translates to MNNTIIVLDFGSQYTQLIARRLREEGVYTEILPFNAKLSDIKAKDPKGIILSGGPASVYAKDAYFCDNGVFELNIPILGVCYGMQLLAHTHGAEVLAADHKEYGKAELSVVKEHDLFKDTPSKQIVWMSHSDYVKDLPKGFESIAVSENSPYCAFGDDKRKFYAIQFHAEVQHSEYGTQILKNFAKYICGCESTWNMGSFAKNKIEEIRKTVGTHKVLCAVSGGVDSSVTAALLAAAVPENLILVFVDNGLLRTNEKEQVEATFRTKLGVELVSIDASETFLGRLAGVVDPEKKRKIIGETFIEIFEQEAKKHGDVKFLAQGTLYTDIIESSVVGSSKTIKSHHNVGGLPDWMTFELIEPLREIFKDEVRKLGLELGLSRELVFRHPFPGPGLAIRIMGEVNKPSLELLRKADVILRDELKSSGWYNKTWQAFCVLLNVNSVGVMGDNRTYENAVCVRVVDASDGMTASFSRLPYDLLENVSRRIINEVNGINRVVYDISSKPPATIEWE; encoded by the coding sequence ATGAACAATACGATTATAGTTTTGGACTTTGGTTCGCAGTATACTCAGCTAATAGCTAGAAGGCTAAGAGAAGAGGGAGTTTATACTGAAATTTTGCCATTTAACGCAAAACTAAGCGATATAAAGGCGAAAGATCCAAAAGGTATCATTTTAAGTGGTGGTCCAGCTAGCGTTTATGCTAAAGATGCTTACTTTTGTGATAATGGCGTTTTTGAGCTAAATATCCCTATACTTGGCGTTTGCTACGGTATGCAGCTGCTTGCTCACACGCATGGTGCTGAGGTTTTAGCAGCTGATCACAAAGAGTACGGCAAGGCTGAACTTAGCGTCGTAAAAGAGCACGATCTTTTTAAAGATACACCTTCAAAACAAATCGTATGGATGAGCCATAGCGACTATGTAAAAGACCTACCAAAGGGCTTTGAGTCGATTGCAGTCAGCGAAAATTCGCCTTATTGTGCTTTTGGTGATGATAAACGTAAATTTTATGCGATCCAGTTTCACGCAGAGGTACAACACAGCGAGTATGGCACGCAAATTTTAAAGAATTTTGCTAAATATATCTGCGGCTGCGAGAGCACTTGGAATATGGGAAGCTTCGCTAAAAATAAGATAGAAGAGATAAGAAAAACAGTTGGTACTCACAAGGTGCTTTGCGCGGTTAGTGGTGGCGTGGATAGCTCTGTGACTGCAGCACTTTTAGCAGCCGCTGTGCCTGAAAATTTGATCCTTGTTTTTGTCGATAACGGACTTCTTAGAACAAACGAAAAAGAACAAGTTGAAGCTACATTTAGAACAAAGCTTGGCGTTGAGCTAGTTAGCATAGATGCGAGCGAGACATTTTTAGGTCGCTTGGCTGGCGTCGTTGATCCTGAGAAAAAACGCAAGATCATAGGCGAGACATTTATAGAAATTTTTGAGCAAGAGGCTAAAAAGCATGGCGATGTAAAATTTCTAGCTCAAGGCACTCTTTATACTGACATCATCGAAAGCTCAGTCGTTGGCTCAAGCAAGACCATAAAGAGCCACCACAACGTTGGGGGCTTGCCTGATTGGATGACTTTTGAGCTGATAGAGCCTTTAAGAGAAATTTTTAAAGACGAGGTTAGAAAACTAGGACTTGAGCTTGGACTAAGCCGCGAGCTAGTCTTCCGCCATCCTTTCCCTGGACCTGGTCTTGCGATCCGCATCATGGGCGAGGTGAATAAACCAAGCCTTGAGCTACTTCGCAAAGCCGACGTGATCTTGCGCGATGAATTAAAAAGTAGTGGCTGGTATAACAAAACTTGGCAGGCATTCTGCGTACTTTTAAATGTAAATTCTGTTGGCGTAATGGGCGATAATCGCACCTATGAAAATGCTGTTTGTGTGCGCGTGGTCGATGCGAGCGACGGCATGACTGCAAGCTTTTCAAGGCTTCCTTACGACCTACTTGAAAACGTAAGCCGCCGCATCATAAACGAAGTAAACGGCATAAACCGCGTAGTTTATGACATCTCAAGCAAGCCACCTGCAACTATCGAGTGGGAATAG